A window of Clostridioides sp. ES-S-0010-02 genomic DNA:
TATTTCCTTTAATAATAGAAATAAGTAATGGAACAAAGAAACAAATTAACCCAATCCAAGCGAAAATAATATTTACAAATCCCAATATCAAATATATAGAAGAAAAAATCCATAAATAGTCATACCAGTGTTTTTTATTATTCATGACACTTACCTTCTTCCTCTTTTAATATTGTTATAATCTCAATCACAGATGCTGGACATACCTTCTTACAAATACCACATCCAACACATAAGTCTTTATCAATTTTTGCACTAATACCATATGGTACTGAGATAGCTCTCCTTGGACAGACTTTTATACAGCTACCACAGGCTACACACTCATTTTCTAAAATATTTGCATACTTCTTTTTTTTATTAGACATAATAACCTCCCTGTATTATTAATCTATAAGAATTATAACAATATATTTGCTTTTTATCTGTGACTTAATCACATAAGATATCCAGATTAGAAATTATACTCTAATTGTAGAAGGATTTTAAGTAAATAAGCGACATTGAGTTGTTCAAATAATCATAACTTTATACACAGTCTTACTCTATTATTCACAGTTTAAACTTATTTATAGTCGTAACTTTATACACATCACACTTACCTTATCCACAATATATCTATTTTTTTCTAACAATGTACCTGACATTAATAACACTCATATCAAACATTCTAGCTAATTCCATATAATTTTTTCCATTAAACAATTTAATCATAAGCTCATTTCTAGCCTCTTTTAAAGCACCCTCCACTGTCTTAATATAAAAATATGTTCCCCCACTTTGTTGACACAATTTCAGATACTCCAATAAATTATACTTATGTAACTCCTTTGGAATACTCACTTCTATATTGTGTTCTTCAAGCAATTCTATGATTTCCTCTAATTCTAACATCTTTTCACCTCATATTTTATATTATTTTTCGACTTTCAATAAGCTTGTTATGGCTATCTCATTACTCTAATAATTTAGTTCTTGAAAATGCAACCTATCCCCATAATAACAAAAATGCTTATGCCTAGTCTGTCCATCCCTACACTTCGCAACTATTAAATCAACAATCTTAATTCCCCTGTACTCTGATTCTCTAACTAATTCCTCACTTTCTCCTATATCTTTTACTGCTTCTTCATAATCACTCCCTTTTAATTGATGTATATAAACCACATTGTTGCTATCGTGGTAGATGGCTTTACTATCCCTCATAGGTCTATCTCCATAAGGTCTAAAATCTTTCATTTCATCATTTAATTGACTTAACTGAATTATTGGTATATCAAAATCCAAAGTCATACTTTTTAATTCTCTAGAAAAAGTGGCTACTTCTCTTTCTCTTTTTTCCATACTTTTTTGAGATGTAAGAAGTTGCACATAATCAACAATTAATAAGTCTGGCTTTATTTGCCTTATCCTCTTTCTAATTGCACTGATTGTGTCTATCTTGTCATTTATATAAATTAAGTTATTCTCACGTAAATCCCCTATTGCATTTACAATTAGTTTCCAATCACTTTTACTTATCTCTTTAGATTTCATATTTCTTGTACTTACTCCTGTTATCTTGCATATATTTCTCATAAACACTTGCTCACTTGTCATTTCTCTACTTATAAATAGAGTCTTTTTCCCTTGCTTGGCCGAATTTAACATTATTTGAAGAGCTAAAGCAGTCTTTCCAACCCCTGATTTAGCTGCTATTGTCGTTAGCTCTCCTTTAAAAAGACCTCCTATAGTCGAATCAAGTAAACTTATCCCAAACTTAAATCCAACATCCTTTTTACTTTCTAAAAAATCAAGGACTTTTTCTGCTATGCTATGTACATCATCATTTTCATAAGTATCTTTGTCCAAGATTTTTCTTATATTATTTTCAAATTTATAGATGCAAGTATCAATATTTTCTCCAAAGTTTATGCCTTCCAAGAGTCTTTGACAATTTTGATTTATGCTTCTTCTTGCTAAGTTTTCTTTTAAAATTTTTATATAACCATCAATACCAAAAGTTTGACCCCATGTAATTACACTAGTTAAACTACTCATTTTAATTGCTAAAGATTTCTCATCTATCTTTGATTTTACAGTTGCTACATCAATTATTATATTTTCTTTTCTAAGTTCTTTCATGATTTTAAATATTTCAATGCATGTAGAATTCATAAACATATTTTCATTTAAGTCATCTAGTTTGTAGTTTAATTTATTGTCTAAAATAATTGTGCCTAAAATAGCCTGCTCTATTTCAACAGCTTTTGATTTAACCATATAAATTAATCTCGCTTTCCTCTTAAGTTTTATATTTTAATATTATTAAGTCTTTTATTTTTATATTAGATTGCAACGATATTGTCAGTTAGAAATATACTTTTAATTA
This region includes:
- a CDS encoding 4Fe-4S binding protein — translated: MSNKKKKYANILENECVACGSCIKVCPRRAISVPYGISAKIDKDLCVGCGICKKVCPASVIEIITILKEEEGKCHE
- a CDS encoding transcriptional regulator — translated: MLELEEIIELLEEHNIEVSIPKELHKYNLLEYLKLCQQSGGTYFYIKTVEGALKEARNELMIKLFNGKNYMELARMFDMSVINVRYIVRKK
- a CDS encoding AAA family ATPase, with protein sequence MVKSKAVEIEQAILGTIILDNKLNYKLDDLNENMFMNSTCIEIFKIMKELRKENIIIDVATVKSKIDEKSLAIKMSSLTSVITWGQTFGIDGYIKILKENLARRSINQNCQRLLEGINFGENIDTCIYKFENNIRKILDKDTYENDDVHSIAEKVLDFLESKKDVGFKFGISLLDSTIGGLFKGELTTIAAKSGVGKTALALQIMLNSAKQGKKTLFISREMTSEQVFMRNICKITGVSTRNMKSKEISKSDWKLIVNAIGDLRENNLIYINDKIDTISAIRKRIRQIKPDLLIVDYVQLLTSQKSMEKREREVATFSRELKSMTLDFDIPIIQLSQLNDEMKDFRPYGDRPMRDSKAIYHDSNNVVYIHQLKGSDYEEAVKDIGESEELVRESEYRGIKIVDLIVAKCRDGQTRHKHFCYYGDRLHFQELNY